The proteins below come from a single Balaenoptera acutorostrata chromosome 2, mBalAcu1.1, whole genome shotgun sequence genomic window:
- the ABHD17A gene encoding alpha/beta hydrolase domain-containing protein 17A translates to MNGLSVTELCCLFCCPPCPGRIAAKLAFLPPEPTYSLVPEPEPGPGGAGAAPSGTLRASAGTPGRWKLHLMDRADFQYSQRELDTIEVFLTKSSRGNRISCMYVRCVPGARYTVLFSHGNAVDLGQMSSFYIGLGTRLNCNIFSYDYSGYGVSSGKPSEKNLYADIDAAWQALRTRYGISPDSIVLYGQSIGTVPTVDLASRYECAAVVLHSPLTSGMRVAFPDTKKTYCFDAFPNIEKVSKITSPVLIIHGTEDEVIDFSHGLALYERCPKAVEPLWVEGAGHNDIELYSQYLERLRRFISQELPSQRA, encoded by the exons ATGAACGGCCTGTCGGTGACTGAGCTCTGCTGCCTCTTCTGCTGCCCACCCTGCCCCGGCCGCATCGCCGCCAAGCTCGCCTTCCTGCCTCCAGAGCCCACCTACTCGCTGGTGCCTGAGCCCGAGCCCGGGCCCGGTGGGGCCGGGGCCGCCCCCTCGGGGACCCTGCGGGCCTCGGCCGGCACCCCTGGGCGCTGGAAGCTCCACCTGATGGATCGCGCCGACTTCCAGTACAGCCAGCGCGAGCTGGACACCATCGAGGTCTTCCTGACCAAGAGCAGCCGGGGCAACCGCATCTCCTGCATGTATGTGCGCTGCGTGCCTGGCGCCAG GTACACGGTTCTCTTCTCGCACGGCAACGCGGTGGACCTGGGCCAGATGAGCAGCTTCTACATCGGGCTGGGCACGCGCCTCAACTGCAACATCTTCTCCTACGACTACTCGGGCTACGGCGTGAGCTCGGGCAAGCCCTCCGAGAAGAACCTCTACGCCGATATCGATGCCGCCTGGCAGGCCCTGCGCACCAG GTACGGCATCAGCCCAGACAGCATCGTCCTGTACGGGCAGAGCATCGGCACGGTGCCCACCGTGGACCTGGCCTCGCGCTACGAGTGCGCCGCGGTGGTGCTGCACTCCCCGCTCACCTCGGGCATGCGCGTCGCCTTCCCCGACACCAAGAAGACCTACTGCTTTGACGCGTTCCCCAA CATCGAGAAGGTGTCCAAGATCACGTCGCCGGTGCTCATCATCCACGGCACGGAGGACGAGGTGATCGACTTCTCGCACGGGCTGGCGCTCTACGAGCGCTGTCCCAAGGCCGTGGAGCCTCTGTGGGTGGAGGGTGCCGGGCACAACGACATCGAGCTCTACAGCCAGTACCTGGAGCGCCTGCGCCGCTTCATCTCCCAGGAGCTGCCCAGCCAGCGCGCCTAG